In Campylobacter vulpis, a genomic segment contains:
- a CDS encoding translocation/assembly module TamB domain-containing protein produces MKKILYALLAFFLVLFVVIYGLIFSSFGNRLIANVAQTKVKELSGLDLNISHFSLSPSFLNLEANLNQIAQLKIEGNLSLLSLGFELDYALSLNKNLAKTLNLNLKENLELNGDIIGSIKDFEAKGRGRVFGSNLNYDARIYNFSPIALNLDAKNLKIEEILSFLNQAPYASGELNALAKISAKDLKPEGNAIIQLDMSSINYKQIQKDFNLNLPPNSNLKSEILAIIKDNQIHATSQTQNGYLSLTSQKTLYDLTNNTLNTDFKLQIPDLTKLESLTKTKLQGSLGLNGNLIFTNNVLDSLNAKLDGLGGEFNAKLKDNHLAVLLNAVRLEKILALAGYGALANGSLNANLNSKGLDFKNFDLKANIDNGKIDSKELKKLTKLEFPQTNFKLNATANALNGKINYNALLASTLLNIKKLNGSYDLNNAELALNTEAFIEDLSKFNSIAGQKLQGEVTLNAKAKLENSNIQSLDANANLAGGTIKANSNGQNLNFDINKLDLAKLFIIAGQPNYASGILNAKGVLTNLDLKKLNGNVSLNAKGVLNHTTLSKLLEVKFPNNANYDLNAKANINNSLVNFDTNLNSSLANIPSLKGSFDLNNVALKSTFKLNLNDFSKLGFLLERKLSGKADFDGKFDFNAKGIDALLISENLFEAKLNASLKNNQLQATLNGLNLSSLAKGIDIIDLYQGKANANINYNLLNEKGDIKLDINEGHLKENAITKALHILTLKDVTKEAFNTAYANAHIDKEHIDFNLNMQAPHSHIIIEKGSLNSKNGALNIPFDAKIDRANFKGFITGTSQKPKIKLDAGSVIKSLGKVLGHEATKPAQKAGEGLDKLFNKLLKDQ; encoded by the coding sequence ATGAAAAAAATTCTTTACGCACTTTTAGCCTTTTTTTTAGTGCTTTTTGTCGTTATTTATGGCTTGATTTTTAGTTCTTTTGGCAATCGTTTAATTGCTAATGTTGCCCAAACTAAAGTTAAGGAACTTTCTGGACTTGATTTAAATATCTCTCATTTTTCTTTAAGTCCATCTTTCTTAAATTTAGAAGCAAATTTAAATCAAATCGCTCAACTTAAAATCGAAGGGAATTTAAGCCTCTTAAGTCTTGGTTTTGAGCTTGATTATGCTCTTTCTTTAAATAAAAATCTCGCCAAAACACTCAATCTAAATTTAAAAGAAAATTTAGAGCTAAATGGCGATATAATAGGCTCTATCAAAGATTTTGAAGCAAAAGGAAGAGGGAGGGTGTTTGGCTCAAATTTAAATTACGACGCAAGAATTTACAATTTTTCTCCTATTGCCTTAAATTTAGATGCTAAAAATTTAAAAATCGAGGAAATTTTAAGCTTTTTAAACCAAGCTCCTTATGCAAGTGGGGAATTAAACGCCTTAGCAAAAATTAGCGCAAAAGATTTAAAACCTGAGGGTAATGCCATTATACAACTTGATATGAGTTCTATAAACTATAAGCAAATTCAAAAAGATTTTAACCTTAATTTACCACCAAATTCTAATCTTAAATCAGAAATTTTAGCCATTATAAAAGATAATCAAATTCACGCTACAAGCCAAACGCAAAATGGCTATTTGAGTCTTACAAGCCAAAAAACACTTTATGATTTAACGAATAATACTCTCAATACGGATTTTAAACTACAAATTCCCGACTTAACTAAACTTGAAAGCCTCACAAAAACGAAACTTCAAGGTTCTTTAGGTCTAAATGGTAATCTTATCTTTACCAATAATGTCCTAGATAGTCTTAACGCCAAACTTGACGGACTTGGAGGCGAATTTAATGCTAAACTTAAAGATAACCATTTAGCCGTGCTTTTAAACGCTGTAAGACTTGAAAAAATTCTTGCTCTTGCAGGTTATGGTGCTTTAGCAAATGGTAGCTTAAACGCAAATTTAAATAGTAAGGGTTTAGATTTTAAAAATTTTGACTTGAAAGCTAATATTGATAACGGCAAAATTGATTCAAAAGAGCTTAAAAAACTCACAAAACTCGAATTTCCTCAAACTAATTTCAAACTCAACGCCACAGCAAATGCTCTAAATGGCAAGATCAATTACAATGCACTTTTAGCCTCAACCTTACTCAACATTAAAAAATTAAATGGAAGCTATGATTTAAATAATGCAGAACTTGCACTTAATACAGAAGCTTTCATTGAAGATTTATCCAAATTTAATAGCATTGCTGGACAAAAATTACAAGGCGAAGTTACGCTTAATGCTAAAGCCAAATTAGAAAATTCCAATATCCAAAGTCTTGACGCTAACGCAAATTTAGCAGGAGGGACAATCAAGGCAAATTCTAACGGACAAAATCTCAATTTTGACATTAATAAGCTTGACTTAGCTAAACTTTTCATTATAGCAGGGCAACCAAATTACGCAAGTGGGATACTCAATGCCAAAGGCGTCTTAACAAATCTTGATTTAAAAAAGCTAAATGGCAATGTCAGTTTAAACGCTAAAGGAGTGCTTAATCATACAACTCTTTCTAAGCTTTTGGAAGTTAAATTTCCAAATAATGCAAACTATGATCTAAATGCCAAAGCAAATATAAATAATTCTCTTGTTAATTTTGACACAAATTTAAACTCAAGTCTTGCAAATATCCCAAGCTTAAAAGGAAGCTTTGACTTAAATAATGTCGCTTTAAAATCCACTTTCAAGCTTAACTTAAACGATTTTTCCAAATTAGGTTTTTTACTTGAGAGAAAACTCAGCGGAAAAGCAGATTTTGATGGGAAATTTGATTTTAATGCGAAGGGAATTGATGCTTTACTTATAAGTGAAAATTTATTTGAAGCAAAGCTTAATGCCTCACTTAAAAATAATCAACTCCAAGCAACTTTAAATGGACTTAACCTCTCTTCTTTAGCTAAAGGCATTGATATAATAGACCTTTATCAAGGAAAGGCAAATGCTAATATCAATTATAATCTTCTAAACGAAAAAGGCGATATTAAACTTGACATCAATGAAGGTCATTTAAAAGAAAATGCCATTACAAAAGCTTTACACATTCTTACCTTAAAAGATGTAACAAAAGAAGCATTTAACACCGCTTATGCCAACGCACACATCGATAAAGAACATATTGATTTTAATCTCAATATGCAAGCACCGCATTCGCACATCATCATAGAAAAAGGCAGTTTAAATTCTAAAAATGGTGCATTAAATATCCCTTTTGATGCGAAAATTGATAGGGCAAATTTCAAAGGTTTTATTACGGGAACAAGCCAAAAGCCTAAAATTAAACTTGATGCAGGAAGCGTTATTAAATCTTTGGGTAAAGTTTTAGGACACGAGGCTACAAAACCCGCTCAAAAAGCGGGCGAGGGACTTGACAAGCTTTTCAATAAGCTTTTAAAGGATCAATAA
- the groES gene encoding co-chaperone GroES yields the protein MNFQPLGKRVLVKRVEETKTTASGIIIPDNAKEKPLMGEVVAVSKEVSDIASGDKIVFAKYGGTEIKLDNGEYLVLNLDDILGILK from the coding sequence ATGAATTTTCAACCTTTAGGAAAACGCGTTCTAGTTAAACGAGTTGAAGAAACTAAAACTACCGCTTCAGGCATTATTATACCAGATAATGCTAAAGAAAAACCTTTGATGGGGGAAGTTGTCGCAGTAAGCAAAGAAGTAAGCGATATAGCAAGTGGCGATAAAATTGTATTTGCTAAGTATGGCGGCACAGAGATTAAACTCGATAATGGCGAATATTTAGTTTTAAATTTAGATGATATTTTAGGAATTTTAAAATAA
- the groL gene encoding chaperonin GroEL (60 kDa chaperone family; promotes refolding of misfolded polypeptides especially under stressful conditions; forms two stacked rings of heptamers to form a barrel-shaped 14mer; ends can be capped by GroES; misfolded proteins enter the barrel where they are refolded when GroES binds), whose product MAKEIIFSDEARNKLYEGVKKLNDAVKVTMGPRGRNVLIQKSFGAPSITKDGVSVAKEVELKENLENMGASLVREVASKTADQAGDGTTTATVLAHAIFKEGLRNITAGANPIEVKRGMDKACEAIVDELKKLSREVKDKKEIAQVATISANSDEKIGALIADAMERVGKDGVITVEEAKSINDELSVVEGMQFDRGYLSPYFITNADKMIVELSNPYILLFDKKITSLKDLLPILEQIQKTGKPLLIIAEDIEGEALATLVVNKLRGVLNISAVKAPGFGDRRKAMLEDIAILTGGEVIAEELGRTLESATLEDLGQASSVIIDKDNTTIVNGAGDKANIDARVNQIKAQIAETTSDYDREKLQERLAKLSGGVALIKVGAATETEMKEKKDRVDDALSATKAAVEEGIVIGGGAALIKAKAKIKLNLEGDEAIGAAIVERALRAPLRQIAENAGFDAGVVVNSVESSSDENAGFDAAKGEYVDMFKAGIIDPVKVERIALLNAVSVASMLLTTEATISEIKEDKPAMPDMSAMGGMGGMGGMM is encoded by the coding sequence ATGGCAAAAGAAATTATTTTTTCAGATGAGGCTAGAAATAAGCTTTATGAGGGTGTTAAAAAACTTAATGACGCAGTTAAAGTAACTATGGGACCAAGAGGTAGAAATGTTTTAATTCAAAAAAGCTTTGGTGCACCAAGCATTACAAAAGACGGCGTAAGTGTGGCTAAGGAAGTTGAGCTTAAAGAAAATCTTGAAAATATGGGTGCATCTTTAGTGCGTGAAGTTGCGAGTAAAACAGCTGACCAAGCAGGTGATGGCACAACCACAGCGACTGTTTTGGCACACGCTATCTTTAAAGAAGGTTTAAGAAATATCACAGCAGGAGCGAATCCTATTGAAGTTAAAAGAGGTATGGACAAAGCTTGCGAGGCTATCGTCGATGAGCTTAAAAAGCTTTCAAGAGAAGTTAAAGATAAGAAAGAAATCGCTCAAGTGGCGACAATTTCAGCAAATTCTGATGAAAAAATCGGTGCTTTAATTGCCGATGCTATGGAAAGAGTGGGAAAAGATGGTGTTATCACGGTGGAAGAGGCAAAGTCTATTAACGATGAATTAAGCGTTGTCGAGGGTATGCAATTTGACAGAGGTTATCTAAGTCCTTATTTTATCACTAATGCGGATAAAATGATAGTTGAGCTTTCAAATCCTTACATTTTGCTTTTTGATAAAAAAATCACAAGCTTGAAAGATTTATTGCCTATTTTAGAGCAAATTCAAAAGACGGGAAAACCGCTTTTAATCATTGCTGAAGATATTGAGGGTGAGGCTTTGGCAACTTTAGTTGTGAATAAATTAAGAGGAGTTTTAAATATCTCTGCCGTTAAGGCACCGGGCTTTGGTGATAGAAGAAAGGCTATGCTTGAAGATATTGCTATTTTAACAGGCGGTGAAGTGATAGCTGAAGAGCTTGGTAGAACGCTTGAAAGTGCGACTTTGGAGGATTTAGGGCAGGCTTCTAGTGTGATTATCGATAAAGATAATACGACCATAGTCAATGGTGCTGGAGATAAAGCAAATATTGACGCAAGAGTAAATCAAATCAAAGCACAAATTGCTGAAACAACGAGTGATTATGATAGAGAAAAATTACAAGAAAGACTTGCGAAACTAAGTGGCGGTGTGGCACTTATTAAAGTCGGTGCGGCAACTGAAACAGAAATGAAAGAGAAAAAAGACCGCGTTGATGATGCTTTAAGTGCGACAAAAGCAGCGGTTGAAGAAGGTATTGTTATCGGTGGTGGTGCGGCACTTATTAAGGCTAAAGCTAAGATTAAGTTAAATTTAGAAGGCGATGAGGCTATCGGTGCTGCTATTGTGGAAAGAGCTTTAAGAGCACCTTTAAGACAAATCGCAGAAAATGCGGGCTTTGACGCTGGTGTGGTTGTCAATAGTGTAGAAAGCTCAAGTGATGAAAATGCGGGCTTTGACGCTGCTAAGGGCGAGTATGTGGATATGTTTAAAGCGGGTATTATCGACCCTGTGAAAGTGGAGAGAATAGCTTTGCTAAACGCTGTTTCTGTGGCTTCTATGCTCTTAACGACTGAAGCAACAATTAGTGAGATTAAAGAAGATAAACCTGCTATGCCAGATATGAGTGCTATGGGCGGTATGGGAGGAATGGGAGGAATGATGTAA
- the thiH gene encoding 2-iminoacetate synthase ThiH has protein sequence MDYLPHMQVIQSDILAKVMKEVENYDEARYQASDVLEALNSHHLNIEHLKALLSSAAEDFIEDLALKASKLKLKYFGNNIALFTPLYLSNFCNSKCVYCGFQKGNKITRAKLDEQEIHAEMAAIAQSGLQEILMLTGEGREFASVAYIARACEIAREYFKVVGVEIYPMNVDEYALLHKSGCDYVTIFQETYNELKYSKIHLAGEKSVFKYRFFGQERALMAGMRGVAFGALLGIDNFRKDALACVLHAYFLQQKYPHAEFSLSIPRLRPIINNTKISPKDVSEKRLLQVLCAYRLFLPFAHISLSSRERVGFRDEAIKLGVSKMSAGVSVGIGEHSGAKKGDEQFEICDDRSVGEIITKLRNLKLQPVMSDSVYVG, from the coding sequence ATGGATTATCTTCCCCATATGCAAGTGATTCAAAGCGATATTTTAGCTAAAGTGATGAAAGAAGTTGAGAATTATGATGAGGCAAGGTATCAAGCAAGTGATGTTTTAGAAGCTTTAAATTCTCATCATCTTAATATAGAGCATTTAAAAGCTCTTCTAAGCAGTGCTGCGGAGGATTTTATAGAGGACTTAGCTCTCAAGGCTTCAAAATTAAAACTTAAATATTTTGGAAATAATATTGCTTTATTTACCCCTCTTTATTTGTCAAATTTTTGTAATTCTAAATGCGTTTATTGTGGTTTTCAAAAGGGTAATAAAATCACAAGAGCAAAATTAGATGAGCAGGAAATTCACGCAGAAATGGCTGCCATAGCTCAAAGTGGTTTGCAAGAAATTTTAATGCTAACAGGAGAGGGGAGGGAATTTGCAAGTGTTGCATATATTGCTAGGGCTTGTGAAATTGCAAGAGAGTATTTTAAGGTTGTAGGTGTGGAGATTTATCCTATGAATGTTGATGAATACGCCCTCTTGCATAAAAGTGGGTGTGATTATGTAACGATTTTTCAAGAAACTTATAATGAACTTAAATATTCTAAAATTCATCTAGCTGGTGAAAAAAGTGTGTTTAAATATCGTTTTTTTGGGCAAGAAAGGGCTTTAATGGCTGGTATGAGGGGGGTGGCTTTTGGGGCTTTGCTTGGGATTGATAATTTTAGAAAAGATGCCCTTGCTTGTGTGCTTCACGCTTATTTTTTACAGCAAAAATACCCTCACGCTGAATTTTCTCTTTCTATCCCGCGTTTAAGACCTATTATTAACAATACGAAAATTTCTCCTAAAGATGTGAGTGAAAAAAGACTTCTGCAGGTTTTATGTGCTTATAGACTTTTTTTACCCTTTGCTCACATTAGCCTTTCAAGTCGCGAAAGAGTTGGCTTTAGAGATGAAGCTATTAAGCTGGGCGTAAGTAAAATGAGTGCTGGAGTAAGCGTTGGTATAGGGGAGCATTCTGGTGCTAAAAAAGGCGATGAGCAGTTTGAAATTTGTGATGATAGAAGTGTGGGGGAGATTATAACTAAGCTTAGAAATTTAAAATTACAGCCCGTGATGAGTGATAGTGTTTATGTGGGGTAA
- a CDS encoding thiamine phosphate synthase, producing MWGKKIIAISDRNLAGSEFLTQVEKLAKAKIDAFVLREKDLSEYEYYDLAKEVLGICVKYKTICFLHGYLTPTLKLEHKYFQAPLTLLRKESNLAKYFHILGTSVHSKEELLEAINYRANHAFVGHIFESSCKPNLKPYGMELLRDLLSFSSIPLYAIGGINAENIGAFRELNVAGVCMREVLMRENNPKKYLTLCKKEFL from the coding sequence ATGTGGGGTAAAAAAATCATCGCAATTAGCGATAGAAATTTAGCAGGGAGTGAATTTTTAACGCAGGTTGAAAAACTTGCAAAGGCTAAGATAGACGCTTTTGTGCTCAGGGAGAAAGATTTAAGCGAGTATGAGTATTATGATTTGGCTAAGGAGGTTTTAGGTATTTGTGTGAAGTATAAAACAATTTGTTTTTTGCACGGCTATTTAACGCCCACTTTAAAGTTAGAGCATAAGTATTTCCAAGCTCCCTTAACCCTACTTAGAAAAGAGTCGAATTTGGCAAAATATTTTCACATTTTAGGCACTTCCGTTCATAGCAAAGAGGAGCTTTTGGAAGCGATTAATTATAGAGCAAATCACGCTTTTGTGGGACATATTTTTGAGAGTTCTTGTAAGCCAAATTTAAAACCTTACGGAATGGAGCTTTTAAGAGATTTGCTAAGTTTTAGTTCTATACCACTTTATGCCATAGGGGGGATTAATGCTGAAAATATTGGTGCTTTTAGAGAATTAAATGTCGCTGGAGTATGTATGAGAGAAGTTTTAATGCGTGAGAATAATCCTAAAAAATATCTCACGCTTTGCAAAAAGGAATTTCTATAA
- the glnA gene encoding type I glutamate--ammonia ligase, with protein MGKFVNNVEEFFTYCKENEVVFVDFRFTDIIGTWHHITYNFHSISEETFELGIPFDGSSLEGWQPVNKSDMILKPDAPSAFLDPFTADQTIIVFCDVYDIYKGQMYEKCPRSMAKKALQFLQESGIADMAYFGPENEFFIFDSVKIVDSPNCAKYEVDTEEGEWNDDREFVDSYNTGHRPRNKGGYFPVAPIDSLVDIRAEMVQTLEKVGIKTFVHHHEVAQGQAEIGVHFGTLVEAADNVQIYKYIVKMVAHLNGKTATFMPKPLYGDNGSGMHVHMSLWKNGVNLFYDKDGYGGLSQNAIHYIGGILKNARSVAAFTNPSSNSYKRIVPGFEAPCILTYSCQNRSASCRIPYGMGKNSARVEIRFPDSTANPYLAFVSLLMAGLDGIKNKHIPVGPMEENLFDLTLDEVREKGIEQLPHTLRGSLEALIRYNSFLKPVMSDLFIDDYQHLKFATQVWPVEARPTAYEFKTCYSC; from the coding sequence ATGGGCAAATTTGTCAATAATGTCGAGGAATTTTTTACTTATTGCAAAGAAAATGAGGTTGTGTTTGTGGATTTTCGTTTTACCGACATCATAGGCACTTGGCATCATATCACTTACAATTTTCACTCCATTAGCGAAGAGACTTTTGAGCTAGGAATTCCCTTTGATGGCAGTTCTTTGGAGGGTTGGCAGCCTGTTAATAAATCGGATATGATTTTAAAACCAGACGCTCCAAGTGCCTTTTTAGACCCTTTCACAGCAGACCAGACCATTATCGTTTTTTGCGATGTTTATGATATTTATAAGGGACAAATGTATGAAAAATGTCCGCGTTCTATGGCAAAAAAGGCTTTGCAATTTTTACAAGAAAGTGGCATAGCTGATATGGCTTATTTTGGACCTGAAAATGAATTTTTTATTTTTGATAGTGTTAAAATAGTAGATAGTCCTAATTGTGCTAAATATGAAGTTGATACCGAAGAAGGTGAATGGAATGATGATAGAGAATTTGTCGATAGCTATAATACCGGACATCGTCCAAGAAATAAGGGTGGATATTTCCCAGTTGCACCCATTGACTCTTTGGTTGATATTAGAGCTGAAATGGTACAAACTCTAGAAAAAGTCGGCATTAAAACCTTTGTGCATCATCACGAAGTTGCACAAGGACAAGCTGAAATAGGCGTTCATTTTGGCACCTTAGTTGAAGCAGCTGACAATGTGCAAATTTACAAATATATCGTTAAAATGGTCGCTCATCTCAATGGTAAAACTGCAACCTTTATGCCAAAACCTCTTTATGGCGATAATGGTAGTGGTATGCATGTGCATATGAGTTTATGGAAAAATGGCGTGAATTTATTTTATGATAAAGACGGATACGGCGGACTTAGCCAAAATGCTATTCATTACATAGGAGGAATCCTCAAAAACGCAAGAAGTGTTGCTGCCTTTACAAATCCTAGCTCAAATTCATACAAAAGAATCGTCCCGGGCTTTGAAGCACCTTGCATACTGACTTATTCTTGTCAAAATAGAAGTGCAAGTTGTCGCATTCCTTATGGTATGGGGAAAAATTCAGCACGCGTTGAAATTCGCTTTCCAGACAGCACGGCAAATCCTTACCTAGCCTTTGTTTCACTGCTAATGGCGGGACTTGATGGGATTAAAAATAAGCATATCCCAGTGGGTCCTATGGAAGAAAATTTGTTTGATTTAACTCTAGATGAAGTGCGTGAAAAAGGCATAGAGCAACTCCCTCACACCCTAAGGGGAAGTCTAGAAGCACTTATCCGCTATAATAGTTTTTTAAAGCCTGTAATGAGCGATCTTTTTATTGATGATTATCAACACCTTAAATTTGCCACTCAAGTGTGGCCTGTGGAAGCACGCCCTACAGCTTACGAATTTAAAACTTGTTATTCTTGTTAA
- a CDS encoding chemotaxis protein has product MTQEELDALMNGDVDIDAPNSSEEPSVVEESETGENGAIVENMKSTEYQPNPSILWPPPPPNDEHKVVHQLDDVTKDSEEKATEMMDKLESISNFFADSETLLNELNNVFDKNIDIFNKLSERFPNVESFGEALKLNQDIKEKTKEIGENLQSGQDEVMMAMDAMQYQDIHRQKIERVINVMRALSRYMSSLFEGKIDDKKRVSSAIHIEGDTTADVVSNDDIEALIASLGQK; this is encoded by the coding sequence ATGACTCAAGAAGAACTTGACGCCTTAATGAATGGCGATGTTGATATTGATGCGCCAAATTCGAGTGAAGAGCCTAGTGTGGTTGAAGAAAGTGAGACTGGTGAAAATGGAGCCATAGTTGAAAATATGAAATCTACCGAGTATCAACCAAATCCTAGCATACTTTGGCCACCTCCCCCACCAAATGACGAACATAAAGTTGTTCATCAGCTTGATGATGTTACGAAAGATAGTGAAGAAAAAGCGACCGAGATGATGGACAAGCTTGAGAGCATTAGTAATTTTTTTGCAGATTCTGAAACTTTGCTTAATGAATTAAATAATGTTTTTGATAAAAATATTGACATTTTTAATAAATTGAGTGAGCGTTTTCCTAATGTTGAGAGTTTTGGCGAGGCTTTAAAACTCAATCAAGATATTAAGGAAAAAACAAAAGAAATAGGCGAAAATTTACAAAGCGGACAAGATGAAGTGATGATGGCTATGGACGCTATGCAATATCAAGATATCCATAGACAGAAAATTGAAAGAGTAATTAATGTTATGCGTGCGTTAAGTCGCTATATGAGTTCTTTATTTGAGGGTAAGATTGATGATAAAAAACGAGTTAGTTCTGCCATACATATTGAGGGTGATACCACAGCTGATGTTGTGAGTAATGATGATATAGAAGCACTGATTGCGTCTTTAGGGCAGAAATGA
- a CDS encoding peptidase U32 family protein gives MIIPEIVAPAGNFTKLKIALAYGADAVYAGVNNFSLRSRTAREFDYESFKEAVDYTHEKGKKIYVTLNGFHLSGQVEGLKRHILKLKAMKPDAFIVASVGAMALVRELAPEIPLHISTQANVLNYLDAKVYKEMGAKRVVIARELGLKDAKILKENCDIELEAFVHGSMCFAYSGRCLISSVQSGRMSNRGSCANDCRFSYELFAKNPENGVLFRLEEDENGTHIFNSKDLNLCAYIEKIMKENCISAFKIEGRTKSEYYVALTTRTYKMAIEDVLKGEFDALRYEKEIHTLKNRGFTDGYLISRPLEKIDTQNHLTSIEEGTHQVQGFAEDGEFFKCKGKVVLNEAYEILSPLDSKITPCENELGTIYEKEGKYFVKFKKMLTQNHKEYTEIHSGNENAIKMPSLVPKFSFLRKEIV, from the coding sequence ATGATTATACCTGAAATTGTCGCTCCAGCGGGGAATTTTACTAAACTTAAAATCGCCCTTGCTTATGGTGCGGACGCCGTTTATGCGGGAGTAAATAACTTCTCTTTGCGTTCTAGAACGGCACGGGAATTTGATTATGAAAGTTTTAAAGAGGCGGTTGATTACACGCACGAAAAGGGCAAGAAAATTTATGTAACGCTCAATGGCTTTCATTTAAGTGGGCAAGTTGAGGGACTTAAAAGGCATATTTTAAAGCTTAAGGCTATGAAGCCTGATGCTTTTATCGTGGCAAGTGTAGGGGCTATGGCTTTGGTAAGGGAACTAGCCCCTGAAATTCCTTTACATATCTCCACGCAAGCTAATGTTTTAAATTATTTAGACGCTAAAGTTTATAAAGAAATGGGTGCAAAACGCGTGGTTATTGCAAGAGAATTGGGCTTAAAAGATGCTAAAATTTTAAAAGAAAATTGTGATATAGAATTAGAAGCTTTTGTGCATGGTTCAATGTGCTTTGCATATTCTGGACGCTGTTTAATTAGTTCTGTGCAAAGTGGTAGAATGAGTAATCGTGGCTCTTGTGCGAATGATTGCCGTTTTTCTTACGAGCTTTTTGCTAAAAATCCCGAAAATGGGGTTTTATTTCGCCTAGAAGAAGATGAAAATGGAACGCATATTTTTAATTCTAAGGATTTAAATTTGTGTGCTTATATAGAAAAAATCATGAAAGAAAATTGCATTAGTGCCTTTAAAATAGAGGGTCGCACGAAGAGTGAGTATTATGTCGCACTGACTACACGCACTTATAAAATGGCGATTGAAGATGTTTTAAAGGGGGAATTTGACGCTTTAAGATATGAAAAAGAAATTCACACACTTAAAAATAGAGGCTTTACAGATGGCTATCTCATCTCACGCCCTTTGGAGAAAATAGACACGCAAAATCATCTCACAAGCATTGAAGAGGGGACACATCAGGTGCAAGGATTTGCAGAAGATGGAGAGTTTTTTAAGTGTAAAGGCAAAGTTGTCTTAAATGAAGCTTATGAAATTTTAAGCCCTTTAGATTCTAAAATTACGCCTTGTGAGAATGAGCTTGGCACAATTTATGAAAAAGAAGGGAAATATTTTGTGAAATTTAAAAAAATGCTCACTCAAAATCATAAAGAATATACAGAAATTCATAGTGGGAATGAAAATGCTATTAAAATGCCGAGTTTAGTGCCAAAATTTAGCTTTTTGAGAAAGGAAATTGTATGA
- the purE gene encoding 5-(carboxyamino)imidazole ribonucleotide mutase, translated as MKFVAILMGSKSDYEVMSEAARVLESFGVKYELFITSAHRSPKRTKDYIKEAEQKGAKVFIAAAGMAAHLAGAVAAYTTKPVLGVPMSGSSLASMDSLFSTVQMPSGIPVGTLAIGKAGAMNAAYLAVQILALNDENLAKALKEERKAKEDKLIKDSKSVEVIL; from the coding sequence ATGAAATTTGTAGCGATACTTATGGGAAGTAAGAGTGATTATGAGGTAATGAGCGAGGCGGCTAGGGTGCTTGAAAGCTTTGGAGTTAAATATGAGCTTTTTATCACTTCAGCACACAGAAGCCCAAAAAGAACGAAAGATTACATTAAGGAAGCAGAGCAAAAAGGAGCAAAAGTTTTCATCGCGGCAGCTGGTATGGCGGCACATTTAGCAGGAGCAGTGGCAGCCTATACAACTAAGCCCGTTTTGGGAGTGCCGATGAGTGGAAGCAGCTTGGCAAGTATGGATTCTTTGTTTTCCACTGTGCAAATGCCAAGCGGAATTCCTGTGGGAACTTTAGCTATAGGTAAGGCTGGAGCTATGAATGCAGCTTATTTGGCGGTGCAAATTTTAGCTCTTAATGACGAGAATTTAGCAAAGGCTTTAAAAGAAGAGCGTAAAGCGAAAGAAGATAAGCTTATTAAAGATTCTAAAAGTGTAGAGGTGATTTTATAA
- a CDS encoding DUF3972 domain-containing protein: MQTYLELDEFCKLVHLNEDVVKGMMANGSLNFKEEDGVIYIEANQGTFSVVPSGANQNSMVNSMTLAGESFVEKTIGTILNLHEKVLDAKDETLEALKNENKFLKDALYSMQELYDADRKTIETLNEELKHAREEAEFMKRKYKLMWNKTIETYGDKAKEEESE, from the coding sequence ATGCAAACTTATTTAGAATTGGACGAATTTTGCAAATTGGTGCATTTAAACGAAGATGTCGTTAAGGGTATGATGGCAAATGGCTCTTTGAATTTTAAAGAAGAAGATGGGGTGATTTACATCGAGGCAAATCAAGGCACTTTTAGTGTCGTGCCAAGTGGAGCAAATCAAAATTCTATGGTTAATTCTATGACCTTAGCTGGAGAAAGCTTTGTGGAAAAGACCATAGGAACAATTTTAAATTTACACGAGAAAGTTTTAGACGCTAAGGACGAAACCCTTGAAGCCTTAAAAAATGAGAATAAATTTTTAAAAGATGCACTCTATTCTATGCAAGAGCTTTACGATGCGGATAGAAAAACTATAGAAACTTTAAATGAGGAACTAAAGCACGCTAGAGAAGAAGCGGAATTTATGAAAAGAAAATATAAATTAATGTGGAATAAAACCATAGAAACTTATGGCGATAAGGCTAAAGAAGAGGAAAGTGAATAA